In Aegilops tauschii subsp. strangulata cultivar AL8/78 chromosome 3, Aet v6.0, whole genome shotgun sequence, one genomic interval encodes:
- the LOC109738509 gene encoding ARF guanine-nucleotide exchange factor GNL2, which produces MARTPASDDDDDGPPTYTVARGTRRDPRLKDLGISCMLNTEVAALLAVIRRRPDPYAYLPPAVAAAEEAVFAGLIQSLKSLRALLFQPRHGAWRCSDPSMYLSPFLDVVQSEEVPPAATGVALSSVLKILRIDVFDECSPGARDAIQAILTAVTNCRIERIADAGAEEAVLLRVLQVLAALLRARAAPLLSDSAVCTAVNTCFQVVQHAASSRGSELLQRTARHCMHEILQAVFARLPDIREDAEDDMSVTSAAGFGARCMVDVFNFLCSLLLNAPDMVMTPEGHGAFTSEEDVQLFALVLLNSAVELGGEAIGKHPKLLRLIQDDLFYHLIYYATECSPLVLSMICSTVLNLYNFLRRFLKLQLEAFFMYVILRVGSGASGMQLQEVAIEGLISFCRQPTFVIEMYVNYDCDPLMRNVYEEVGKLLCKAAYPLSNPMTTVQLQAFEGLVNMITTIADNVEVEKAPDQEAYNVEISEYRLFWLERWDSSDDHGHETWVDFVRKRKLKKKKVAIAANHYNRDEKKGVEFLKLCHLVPTPPDAKSMAYFLRYSPGLDKVKIGEFLGDPDEFNLKVLKEFTDTFDFTGSILDTALRTYLETFRLPGESQKIQRVLEHFSERFYEQQTQEVFATKDAAFILCYSVIMLNTDLHNPQVKKKMSEDDFIRNNRAINSGKDLPREYLSELFHSIAVNAITMFSQGATNVEMTTSRWADIVKRSRSIEPFTPCDFKHKLSREVFIAVSGPAVATLAAIFDYTDDEEILNQCVEGLISVARIARYGLEDVLDELLCCLCKFTTLLNPYATTEETIFTFSNELKPRMSTLALFTIANRFGESVRGAWKNIVDCLLKLKRLRLLPQSVVEQDGSVSSRLGPRPKSDSAAIFPSSHRGAGTSRHVSGMIGRFSQFLSLDGGGESLLCVGNEFENNLKIIQQCQIGSMFTESGKLPDESLQNLGRALIFAAGGKGQKFSTPIEEEETVGFCWDLILLVSLANLQRFASFWQHMHDCFTAVSMLPLFSPCPFAEKAIVVLFKVAVKLLPGQATPDRLAEELICKSINLMWKLDKEILDTCCEGISECIVKLIMEHAGSVQTPLGWKTLLHLLSVTGRHPETFDQSVAAMIKLMSDGAHISRFNYAACIEAAFGFAALKISPLEISTKILELMAESVNWLVQWHKSGYSDPGSSSSGNSSPSVEDASRMGNLATNMFIKLAETLRKTSLVRREEIRNQAVTDLGRSFALAAAGDLDFGPAGCLACFNLVIFAMVDDLHEKTLEYSRREGAERETRSMEGTLAAATELLADVFVLLLGTLAQGPGFRTFWLGVLRRMDTCIKSDLAAGGGAGVMQELVPRMLKRMIVEMKNKEVLVQREGDELWEITYIQIQWIAPAVKEELFPE; this is translated from the exons ATGGCAAGGACGCCGGCctcggacgacgacgacgatggccCGCCCACGTACACCGTGGCACGCGGGACTCGCCGTGACCCCCGGCTCAAGGACCTCGGCATCTCCTGCATGCTCAACACGGAGGTGGCCGCGCTCCTCGCCGTCATCCGCCGTCGTCCGGACCCCTACGCTTACCTCCCTCCGGCGGTCGCCGCTGCGGAAGAGGCCGTGTTCGCAGGCCTCATCCAGTCCCTCAAGAGCCTCCGTGCCCTCCTCTTCCAGCCCCGCCACGGCGCGTGGCGCTGCTCCGACCCGTCCATGTACCTGTCGCCGTTCCTCGACGTCGTGCAGAGCGAGGAGGTCCCGCCGGCGGCCACCGGCGTCGCCCTGTCGTCCGTGCTGAAGATCCTGCGGATCGACGTGTTCGACGAGTGCTCGCCGGGCGCCCGGGACGCGATACAGGCCATCCTGACCGCGGTCACCAACTGCCGCATAGAGCGCATCGCGGACGCCGGCGCCGAGGAGGCCGTGCTCCTCCGCGTGCTGCAGGTGCTCGCCGCGCTTCTCCGCGCCCGCGCCGCGCCCCTCCTTTCGGACAGCGCCGTGTGCACCGCGGTCAACACGTGCTTCCAAGTGGTGCAGCACGCGGCCAGCAGCCGCGGCAGCGAGCTCCTGCAGCGCACGGCTCGGCACTGCATGCACGAGATCCTGCAGGCCGTCTTCGCCCGCCTGCCGGACATCCGCGAGGACGCTGAGGACGACATGTCCGTCACCTCCGCGGCAGGCTTCGGCGCGCGGTGCATGGTTGATGTCTTCAACTTCCTCTGCTCGCTGCTCCTCAATGCCCCCGACATGGTGATGACGCCCGAGGGGCACGGCGCGTTCACCTCCGAGGAGGACGTGCAGCTCTTCGCCCTGGTGCTGCTCAACTCGGCCGTGGAGCTCGGCGGCGAGGCCATTGGCAAGCATCCCAAGCTCTTGCGCCTCATCCAAGATGATCTTTTCTACCACTTGATCTACTACGCCACGGAGTGCAGCCCTCTGGTCCTCTCAATGATCTGCAGCACGGTTCTCAACCTGTACAACTTCTTGCGCAG GTTCCTCAAGCTCCAGCTGGAAGCATTCTTCATGTACGTGATACTCCGAGTTGGCAGCGGTGCGAGCGGGATGCAGCTGCAGGAGGTGGCGATCGAGGGGCTCATTAGCTTTTGCCGGCAGCCAACCTTCGTGATCGAGATGTACGTCAACTATGACTGCGACCCGCTGATGCGCAATGTCTACGAGGAGGTCGGCAAGCTGCTCTGCAAGGCGGCGTACCCGCTGTCGAACCCGATGACGACCGTTCAGCTCCAGGCGTTCGAGGGCCTCGTCAACATGATCACCACCATCGCCGACAACGTGGAGGTCGAGAAGGCCCCAGACCAGGAGGCGTACAACGTGGAGATCTCCGAGTACCGGCTGTTCTGGCTGGAGCGGTGGGACTCGAGCGACGACCATGGCCACGAGACCTGGGTGGACTTCGTCCGCAAGCGCAAGCTCAAGAAGAAGAAGGTGGCCATCGCCGCCAACCACTACAACCGCGACGAGAAGAAGGGCGTCGAGTTCCTCAAGCTGTGCCACCTGGTGCCCACCCCGCCGGACGCCAAGAGCATGGCCTACTTCCTGCGCTACTCGCCAGGCCTCGACAAGGTCAAGATCGGGGAGTTCCTCGGCGACCCGGACGAGTTCAACCTCAAAGTGCTCAAGGAGTTCACCGACACCTTTGACTTCACCGGCTCCATCCTCGACACCGCGCTCCGCACCTACCTGGAGACGTTCCGGCTGCCGGGAGAGTCGCAGAAGATACAGCGCGTTCTCGAGCACTTCTCGGAGCGCTTCTACGAGCAGCAAACGCAGGAGGTGTTCGCGACAAAGGACGCCGCCTTCATCCTCTGCTACTCCGTCATCATGCTCAACACCGACCTGCACAACCCCCAGGTGAAGAAGAAGATGTCGGAGGATGACTTCATCAGGAACAACCGCGCCATCAACTCCGGCAAGGACCTTCCCAGGGAGTACCTGTCCGAGCTCTTCCACTCCATTGCGGTGAACGCCATCACCATGTTCAGCCAGGGCGCCACCAACGTTGAGATGACCACCAGCCGGTGGGCAGACATCgtcaagcggtcgcgctccatcGAGCCCTTCACGCCCTGCGACTTCAAGCACAAACTCAGTCGTGAGGTGTTCATTGCTGTCTCCGGGCCGGCCGTCGCGACGTTGGCCGCCATATTCGACTACACGGACGACGAGGAGATCCTGAACCAGTGCGTGGAGGGCTTGATCTCTGTGGCGCGCATTGCACGCTACGGGCTGGAGGACGTGCTTGACGAGCTCCTCTGCTGCCTCTGCAAGTTCACGACGCTGCTGAACCCCTACGCCACCACGGAGGAGACCATCTTCACTTTCAGCAATGAGCTCAAGCCGAGGATGTCAACACTGGCTCTCTTCACCATCGCCAACAGGTTCGGCGAGTCGGTGCGAGGCGCTTGGAAGAACATCGTCGACTGCCTGCTCAAGCTCAAGCGGCTCAGGCTGCTACCCCAGTCGGTGGTCGAACAGGACGGCAGCGTGTCCAGTCGTTTAGGCCCTCGCCCCAAGTCAGATTCAGCCGCCATTTTCCCCTCGTCGCACCGTGGCGCCGGGACAAGCCGGCATGTGTCCGGCATGATCGGCCGGTTCTCGCAGTTCTTGTCtctcgacggcggcggcgagtcGCTGCTCTGCGTCGGCAACGAGTTCGAGAACAACCTCAAGATCATCCAGCAATGCCAGATCGGCAGCATGTTCACGGAGAGCGGGAAGCTGCCTGACGAGTCGCTGCAGAACCTTGGGCGGGCGCTCATCTTTGCGGCCGGTGGCAAGGGCCAGAAATTCAGCACCCCGATCGAGGAAGAGGAGACCGTGGGCTTCTGCTGGGATCTCATCCTGCTCGTCTCCCTGGCCAACCTTCAGCGCTTCGCGTCCTTCTGGCAGCACATGCACGACTGCTTCACGGCCGTGTCCATGCTGCCGCTCTTCTCGCCGTGCCCTTTCGCGGAGAAGGCCATCGTTGTGCTCTTCAAGGTCGCGGTGAAGCTGCTCCCGGGACAGGCCACCCCCGACCGCCTCGCCGAGGAGCTCATCTGCAAGTCGATCAACTTGATGTGGAAGCTTGACAAGGAGATCCTCGACACGTGCTGCGAGGGCATCTCGGAGTGCATCGTGAAGCTGATCATGGAGCACGCCGGGAGCGTGCAGACGCCGCTCGGGTGGAAGACGCTGCTGCATCTGCTGTCCGTCACCGGCCGCCACCCGGAGACCTTCGACCAGTCCGTCGCGGCCATGATCAAGCTGATGAGCGACGGGGCGCACATCTCGCGGTTCAACTACGCGGCCTGCATCGAGGCGGCGTTCGGTTTCGCCGCGCTCAAGATCAGCCCCCTCGAGATTAGCACCAAGATCCTCGAGCTGATGGCCGAGTCCGTGAACTGGCTCGTGCAGTGGCACAAGTCCGGGTACTCTGATCcggggagcagcagcagcggcaaCAGCTCGCCGTCGGTGGAGGACGCGTCGCGGATGGGCAACCTGGCGACCAACATGTTCATCAAGCTGGCGGAGACGCTGCGGAAGACGAGCCTGGTGCGGCGGGAGGAGATCCGCAACCAGGCCGTGACGGACCTCGGCCGGAGCTTCGCGCTGGCCGCCGCGGGGGACCTGGACTTCGGCCCTGCGGGCTGCCTGGCATGCTTCAACCTCGTCATCTTCGCGATGGTGGACGACCTGCACGAGAAGACGCTCGAGTACTCCCGGCGAGAGGGCGCGGAGCGCGAGACGCGGAGCATGGAGGGCACGCTCGCCGCGGCGACAGAGCTGCTGGCCGACGTCTTCGTGCTGCTCCTGGGGACGCTGGCGCAGGGGCCGGGCTTCCGGACGTTCTGGCTCGGCGTGCTGCGCCGGATGGACACGTGCATCAAGTCCGACCTGgcagccggcggcggcgccggcgtgaTGCAGGAGCTGGTGCCTCGGATGCTCAAGAGGATGATCGTCGAGATGAAGAACAAGGAGGTGCTGGTGCAGAGAGAAGGAGACGAGCTCTGGGAGATCACCTACATCCAGATCCAGTGGATTGCACCTGCCGTCAAGGAAGAGCTGTTCCCCGAGTAG